From a region of the Butyrivibrio sp. AE3004 genome:
- a CDS encoding ABC transporter permease, with protein sequence MIKLFRQNKTALISGAVILIVVILSTLAPLMSNYNETGQDLAHRLMAPGNGHLFGTDELGRDVFTRILYGTRVSLLIALLPTALAVVVGTFAGVCSALFNGVIDFIIMRSADVMLSIPGMLLSMVVLYTFGGSLSSVVIALVLVEWGGIARIVRTKALEIYHEEYIEAAVVTGAGQGRIIFNHILPNLIPTLIVLFTLNIPSSILAESTLSFLGIGIQPPQVSLGLMTGYSRQYLFQMPWLALAPSGMVMLLVLSFNFFGDAVRDILDPKRRPL encoded by the coding sequence ATGATTAAATTATTCAGACAAAATAAAACCGCACTCATTTCAGGAGCTGTCATACTAATTGTCGTCATTCTATCTACACTGGCACCTCTTATGTCCAATTATAATGAAACGGGCCAGGATCTGGCACACAGACTTATGGCGCCGGGAAACGGACATCTCTTTGGAACAGATGAACTGGGCAGGGATGTATTTACCAGAATCCTCTATGGTACACGTGTATCCCTTTTGATAGCGCTGCTTCCAACCGCCCTTGCAGTAGTTGTAGGAACCTTTGCGGGCGTATGTTCTGCTTTGTTTAACGGAGTGATTGACTTTATCATAATGCGTTCTGCGGATGTTATGCTGTCAATTCCGGGAATGCTGTTATCAATGGTTGTTTTGTATACCTTCGGCGGTTCTCTTTCCTCCGTCGTAATCGCTCTGGTTCTTGTCGAGTGGGGCGGAATAGCAAGAATTGTCAGGACAAAAGCCTTGGAAATCTATCATGAAGAATATATTGAAGCCGCTGTAGTAACAGGTGCTGGACAGGGGCGGATAATTTTTAATCATATCCTCCCGAATCTTATTCCTACACTTATTGTACTTTTTACTCTGAACATTCCCTCCTCTATACTTGCGGAAAGCACTCTGAGTTTCCTTGGTATCGGCATCCAGCCACCTCAGGTATCTTTAGGACTCATGACAGGATACTCTCGCCAGTATCTTTTTCAGATGCCATGGCTCGCACTTGCTCCTTCAGGCATGGTCATGCTTCTTGTACTTTCCTTCAATTTTTTCGGAGATGCTGTAAGGGATATACTTGACCCGAAGAGGAGGCCGCTATGA
- a CDS encoding ABC transporter permease codes for MKELPKRLLGIIFVLILVIVLIFVMLRIIPGDPASVLLNEHVSQATIDRMTASMGLDKSLPEQFFSYLGGVLRGDFGQSYYMQRPVLSLILHAFPYTVRLTLLSIAIAWTLGIVSGIISAMYNEHFADYLFRGTALLGISVPVFMVALFLQYLFYYRLSLLPLVYDGSIASMFLPAIALGWNSAGSVARLMRSSLMDELDANYMDTAMAKGLIYKKAVIFHAFKNAVLPVITMMALQLAEMLSGAVITESVFSIPGLGKLALTALQTRDMPLLQGTVLFTAFLIAVGGIIADFINTLLNPRLRLE; via the coding sequence TTGAAGGAACTTCCAAAAAGATTATTGGGCATAATCTTCGTTTTGATTCTTGTTATTGTACTGATATTTGTCATGCTTAGGATCATTCCCGGAGATCCTGCTTCCGTTTTACTAAATGAACATGTCAGTCAGGCAACTATAGACAGAATGACTGCGTCCATGGGACTTGACAAGAGTCTTCCGGAACAGTTCTTTTCCTATCTCGGCGGCGTCCTAAGAGGTGATTTTGGGCAAAGCTATTATATGCAGAGGCCTGTATTGTCCCTGATTTTACACGCTTTTCCCTATACTGTCAGATTGACTCTTTTGTCTATAGCAATCGCATGGACATTGGGAATTGTTTCAGGCATCATCTCAGCCATGTATAACGAGCATTTTGCCGATTACCTGTTCCGCGGAACTGCACTTTTGGGAATATCTGTCCCGGTATTCATGGTGGCTCTGTTCCTGCAATATTTATTTTATTATCGCTTATCTCTTCTGCCTCTTGTGTATGACGGAAGTATTGCATCTATGTTTTTACCTGCGATTGCTCTTGGCTGGAACAGTGCCGGAAGTGTTGCCAGGCTGATGCGCTCCAGTCTTATGGATGAGCTGGATGCAAACTATATGGACACTGCAATGGCTAAGGGCCTCATCTATAAAAAGGCTGTTATATTCCACGCTTTTAAGAACGCTGTTCTTCCTGTGATAACAATGATGGCTCTGCAGCTTGCGGAAATGCTATCCGGAGCAGTTATCACAGAAAGCGTGTTCAGTATTCCGGGGCTTGGTAAACTGGCTCTTACCGCATTACAGACGAGAGATATGCCTCTTTTACAGGGCACCGTACTGTTCACGGCTTTCCTTATCGCTGTTGGCGGTATTATAGCTGATTTCATCAATACTCTTCTTAATCCGAGGTTAAGGTTAGAATGA
- a CDS encoding ABC transporter substrate-binding protein has product MFKKYTWILILAAILALTGCGKTDSKDATVHLAIPSDIVTMDSHKTTNDYIVPMNVFDTLFSLKKNEDGSTRIDNSLVDKYELTDDGLTYHFTLKDGIVFSDGTPLTAQDVKFTFERILKLPDSAQTDNVILIEGAQEMLDGKADSLRGITVDDDKNFSITLTAPFSGFTSVLATPAMVIYSEKIVTEAGDDFGMVPEKTIGSGPYIIKEWTRGSGLTFEYNPNYWGPEPSAKKIDMKIMEPQSMDLAFQKGDLDILDCLYIDSAIVKSTYKTDKYKDHIVSVDRLGQNFLMMNENIEPLGNVQVRKAIQQAIDRESLLSTIYDGDGMLEDGIFTTGCIGYSKNNQGWLKYDPENAKKLLAEAGYADGFDLELCVDSTASDSVKNSIQVISENLNAVGIRTSIKSIDHASYLDIRNSGELPCFWAYWLLDYNDPDNIIYTFFGSKDNVRLRSLNYSDDSVINRVAAAKVIAKEDDRLAEYEALEKKILQDDAACVPMFSQKHLFVTSDKVAEFIPHWAGWNDIYFDQITLK; this is encoded by the coding sequence ATGTTCAAAAAGTACACATGGATTCTTATTTTGGCAGCAATACTCGCACTTACCGGTTGCGGAAAAACCGATAGTAAAGACGCAACCGTGCATCTTGCGATTCCATCTGATATAGTTACCATGGATTCCCATAAAACAACCAATGACTACATCGTACCGATGAACGTGTTTGACACGCTCTTTTCCTTAAAGAAAAATGAAGACGGCTCTACAAGGATAGATAACAGTCTTGTAGATAAATATGAACTTACAGATGATGGTTTAACCTATCACTTTACATTAAAAGACGGCATCGTTTTTTCTGATGGCACGCCTCTTACAGCGCAGGATGTAAAGTTTACTTTCGAGCGCATTTTAAAGCTTCCGGACAGTGCCCAGACAGATAATGTAATACTAATTGAAGGAGCGCAGGAAATGCTCGATGGCAAAGCAGATTCTCTTCGCGGCATCACAGTAGACGATGATAAGAATTTTTCCATAACACTTACTGCGCCCTTTTCAGGCTTTACTTCCGTTTTGGCCACCCCTGCAATGGTTATTTATTCAGAAAAAATAGTCACTGAGGCTGGTGATGATTTTGGAATGGTTCCTGAAAAGACAATAGGTTCCGGGCCCTACATCATAAAGGAATGGACAAGAGGCAGCGGACTAACCTTTGAATATAATCCGAACTATTGGGGCCCCGAGCCATCAGCTAAAAAGATTGACATGAAAATCATGGAACCTCAGTCTATGGATCTGGCATTCCAGAAGGGTGATCTCGATATTCTTGATTGCCTCTACATTGATTCCGCCATCGTTAAATCAACCTATAAAACTGATAAGTACAAGGATCACATTGTTTCTGTAGACCGTTTGGGACAGAATTTCCTTATGATGAATGAAAACATCGAGCCTTTAGGAAATGTACAGGTAAGAAAAGCAATTCAGCAGGCCATTGACCGCGAATCTCTACTCAGTACTATTTACGACGGCGATGGAATGCTTGAGGATGGTATTTTTACCACCGGATGCATAGGCTACAGTAAAAACAATCAGGGCTGGCTTAAGTATGATCCCGAAAATGCCAAAAAGCTCCTCGCAGAGGCAGGTTACGCCGATGGTTTCGATCTCGAATTATGTGTTGACTCAACCGCTTCAGACTCTGTCAAAAACTCCATACAGGTAATCTCCGAAAACCTTAATGCTGTTGGTATACGCACAAGTATTAAATCAATTGACCACGCAAGTTACTTAGACATTAGAAACAGTGGTGAGCTTCCTTGTTTTTGGGCATACTGGCTTCTTGATTACAATGATCCGGACAATATCATCTATACCTTTTTCGGAAGCAAAGATAACGTAAGACTCCGCTCTCTCAACTACAGCGATGATTCTGTAATTAACCGTGTTGCCGCTGCAAAAGTAATTGCTAAAGAGGACGACAGATTAGCAGAGTATGAAGCTCTTGAAAAGAAAATCCTTCAGGATGATGCTGCCTGTGTACCTATGTTTTCACAAAAGCATCTTTTCGTAACAAGTGACAAAGTAGCCGAATTTATTCCCCATTGGGCAGGCTGGAACGACATATACTTTGATCAGATTACATTAAAGTAA
- a CDS encoding acyltransferase family protein, which translates to MESIEKNKRTYWIDIAKFMAIIAVMIDHTNGLLYQNVRVSYFSYYSVSLFILVMGVTSYWSYSRYNGSIAKKVSKACLKILKPYLIATFIYGLILDRQFHFENFLNRAIHFNASSPFYYVMLYIQLLVIAPFIYFSFNCAKGKRGILIEIAGLAFVLMISFYTTNYSNILDIYGGGGKLFGGTYLILFYLGMIFGKYSSKIPTNKIVVAFLLVISIVLTLMWWNFISTDNCRIDLNLPYGSGYNPPSISFGLYAILMALSIFFLEQVISNNDRLLKIFGSISVLGKHTLYMFLYHRLFLDYVLPMFFIQTGIQISNIWILRIIYFICMICGSLIIEIVLEKLNILFGKIMTS; encoded by the coding sequence TTGGAATCAATTGAGAAAAACAAAAGAACATATTGGATTGATATAGCAAAATTCATGGCCATTATTGCTGTCATGATAGACCACACTAACGGATTACTTTATCAGAATGTGCGGGTTTCTTACTTTTCATATTATAGTGTTAGCCTGTTTATACTGGTGATGGGGGTCACAAGCTATTGGAGCTATAGCAGATATAACGGGAGTATTGCAAAGAAAGTTTCAAAGGCCTGTCTGAAAATACTAAAACCATATCTTATTGCTACGTTTATATATGGACTTATATTGGATAGGCAGTTTCATTTTGAGAATTTTTTAAATAGGGCAATTCATTTTAATGCAAGCTCACCATTTTATTATGTAATGTTATATATTCAACTTTTAGTGATAGCACCTTTTATTTATTTTTCCTTCAATTGTGCTAAAGGAAAAAGGGGAATACTGATTGAAATTGCAGGATTGGCTTTCGTGCTGATGATATCCTTTTATACAACGAATTATTCAAATATCCTGGATATTTATGGCGGTGGCGGTAAACTTTTTGGCGGAACTTATCTGATTTTGTTTTACCTTGGCATGATATTTGGCAAGTATTCTTCTAAAATACCAACTAATAAAATAGTAGTAGCGTTTCTGCTTGTCATAAGTATTGTATTGACCTTAATGTGGTGGAATTTTATATCAACCGATAATTGCAGGATAGACCTGAATCTGCCCTATGGAAGCGGATACAACCCGCCAAGTATCAGTTTTGGATTATATGCGATTTTAATGGCGTTATCCATATTTTTCCTGGAACAAGTGATAAGCAACAACGACAGATTACTGAAAATCTTCGGCAGTATTTCAGTTTTGGGGAAACACACATTATATATGTTTTTGTACCATAGGCTGTTTTTGGATTACGTTTTGCCAATGTTTTTTATCCAAACCGGAATACAGATTTCCAATATCTGGATTTTGAGAATAATCTATTTTATTTGTATGATCTGTGGCTCTTTAATTATTGAGATCGTACTGGAAAAATTAAATATATTGTTTGGTAAAATAATGACTTCTTAA
- a CDS encoding M42 family metallopeptidase — MKKLNLTKYTDFIVDETTTLLNIDSPTGYTEEAAAWVKEEFEKLGFKATLTNKGGVIVELTGEDKNNGLLLEAHTDTLGGMVATIKDNGRLQLTNLGGMNPNNAETENVRVVTKFDGIYEGTFQLNNASIHVNGEYNDTKRSWENCEVVLDEDVKSKEDTQKLGISVGDIVCFEPNVRVTKTGYIKSRFLDDKLSVGILLGLGKYIKEKKITPKRALYAHITVFEEVGHGGCGNVPEGCTEAISVDMGCVGDGLTCTEKQVSICAKDSGGPYSYPVVQGLVAAAKESGADYAIDIYPHYGSDVEATLGAGSDLKHGLIGAGVYASHGYERSHRDGAENVLRLLIQYAL; from the coding sequence ATGAAAAAACTAAACCTTACAAAATACACTGATTTTATAGTTGATGAGACGACAACACTTTTAAATATTGATTCGCCCACGGGCTACACCGAAGAGGCAGCAGCCTGGGTTAAGGAGGAGTTTGAGAAGCTTGGGTTTAAGGCTACTCTTACAAATAAGGGCGGAGTGATAGTAGAACTGACAGGAGAAGATAAAAACAATGGACTTCTTTTGGAGGCTCATACCGATACACTTGGAGGAATGGTTGCAACAATCAAGGATAACGGAAGACTTCAGCTGACGAACCTTGGCGGAATGAATCCTAACAATGCAGAGACGGAAAACGTAAGGGTTGTTACCAAATTTGACGGAATATATGAGGGAACCTTCCAGCTTAACAACGCTTCCATACATGTAAACGGTGAATATAATGATACGAAGAGAAGCTGGGAAAACTGTGAAGTTGTACTTGATGAAGACGTAAAGTCAAAAGAGGATACTCAAAAACTTGGAATTTCTGTAGGTGATATAGTATGCTTTGAACCTAATGTAAGAGTGACAAAGACGGGTTATATTAAATCAAGATTCCTCGATGATAAGCTTAGTGTTGGTATTTTGCTTGGACTTGGTAAATATATAAAGGAAAAGAAGATAACACCAAAGCGTGCTCTTTATGCGCATATCACTGTATTTGAGGAAGTCGGGCACGGTGGATGCGGAAACGTGCCTGAGGGTTGCACGGAAGCAATTTCAGTGGATATGGGCTGCGTGGGTGATGGTCTTACCTGTACTGAAAAACAGGTCTCCATATGTGCAAAGGACAGTGGAGGTCCTTACAGCTATCCTGTGGTTCAGGGACTTGTGGCAGCAGCAAAAGAAAGCGGAGCAGATTATGCCATAGATATTTATCCTCATTACGGAAGTGATGTTGAAGCAACCTTAGGTGCGGGAAGTGACCTTAAACATGGACTTATAGGAGCAGGCGTTTATGCATCTCACGGTTATGAGAGAAGCCACAGGGATGGTGCAGAAAATGTTCTGAGACTTCTGATTCAGTATGCACTTTAA